The nucleotide sequence GGTGGAAACACTTGGCcagagcaaaaccctagtttcactttcacttggattccttgtcttggatgaactttaatgggtttcttacactctGATTAACTtcgtttgatgaagttgatcactaatatctcttgaatttttgtgggagaagtgtggagaagtATTCTAatgagttctagagagaaggggtgtgaagaggaaataaaatgaaatgaacttggtcccttattaataacacaaaATGCGTCGAcatttctacggaccaacatacggtctgtataaattTTACTGACCATATGTCtagccgtagatttggtccagtgaggtgtTCTAATccgggctgattatacggccaaacatacggccagtataatttatacggccagtatgttgggtcGTATAATGCCCGATTCTTCGAATTCATTCtggttgactcgtttgatctccaatccttatggaaccttcttgacacttgtttatcacctcattagcaatctaagggacgttataactcttctccaaagcatcattaaatcatcattaacttgttacttgtaaatcctttccgatacatatcgtatgccttgccttctcttggcaaactttcttctcctacctcaaacgtctttgaaatcttaattagggtcatcaaatgtcattccttacttattgaaataccatatacttcgtgctcttcgttaatctattcactgtgcatcagcggaaaatttttcgaggtgtaacacatatgTAACCCATATCAaacccaaaatagattaaagttcatccacatatcctatacctcagttataaattcaattcattAACTAAATTCGAGGTAAACACATACTACACAAAGCCCTTTTGgaataaagaaaacctaaaaGGGTAAGATAGGACcatacggtctgacacccgtacggttgTCAGTACAAAATGGCAGAACGGTCTTGACGCGTGGCGGTTCCGCAGCTAGTTAACCGGACTAACGACCACGTTCAATTCGGACACGGAGAAACCGAACTAACGGCCATGAGAACTTGACTTGGCGAAACCGGGCTAACGGCAACGCAGAGTTTGGTCCGGAGACACTGGACCAACAGATTTACTTCTCTTTTCTCGGATCAGCCACATCTGGTGCAATCCCCCGGTCTGAAGAAAAGACtgatcatactcatgctcatttGATCTTACCCTCGGCCCCGGTGTCACCGGTCTTGCATATATCCGGTTTTTATCGTATACAAAAAGCTCAAATTCGTTCTTCATAAAACATACTTATAAAGATATGTGGTCTTATCAGTAAGTGTGTGAAAGTTTCCATCCATGAGTAATCataaagtaattatatatatatatatatatatagatataaacTTTTGTTACTATAACTATATTTAATCGGTAAAGGTTTAagtttatcattaatcatatttatatattttttacaaattaGAATAAATAACTTTTATTAATGTAGTTATATATAACGGCATTTTAgatttatcattttatattgTCATAATTGTGATATTCCTCATGTTAAAAATACATTTCCGTCTTCTTAAAATTGTGAAAGCTAGTGAAATTCAACTCTACATTTTCAAGTTTACAAGAGTTCCACTTTTGGGGAGAAAATTTTCTACAATTATCTTTTTTGGGGATGAAAAAaacatacaacaaaaatattgtctataagaaaatattaaataagatatgtttaattaaatatttgaatctcataaaattaaattaattaagaaaaataatcatATGTATTGAATTAAGCATTGACTTTTCATCTTCGTAGATTCTGACCATATCCAATCATTTTGACTTCGGGACATAAGTCACCATTCCATAATGTACACTAATTATTCAAAGAAACTTGTATGttatattttcatgtataaCTATTTACTCAAAATTATacttaaataatattaatattattttataatatcgCCATAAACCAGCATTTACGTGCAACACGCGTGCCAAAAAAAAAGTGGTAATACAAAATGGTTGATTAGTTTTACTTAAAATTTTGTGATTGACATCTTATCCAACTCTTTATACAGAAATTGCACGAAACAcgaattattaaattttttaatttgaattcatGCTAATAAATCCCACAACTTCAATGTTTAATACTCTTCTATAAAAGTGCCGCTATTTTTGTCGAAAAAGAAGCATTTCGTTTTCCGGGTGATGTGGCATGAAATAACAGGTCCTTAGAACTCTATGTGAAAGAAAAATGATACACCACAAACTCCCAACACCATGAAACGACAAATTTAGCGAGTAATTAGTTCGGAAGCTTAACGTGCAAGAAGAATAAATTTTATCCAAAGAAAAGGAGGTAGGAATCTAATGCAATGCACATTACAGAGCACAAAACCAAAGATGGTGGACATAATCATGAAGGAAATGCCGGAAGATTTGGTGATATatatacttctaatgcttcCAGTAAAATCTCTACTGCGATTCAAATGCATCTGTACAACCTTTTGCAATATGATTAATTCATCCACTTTCATTAATCTTCATCTTAATCGTACAACCAACGCCAAGGATGAATTGATCATCTTAAAGCGTTCCTTCAAACAAGATGAACCCAACCTTTATAAAAGTGTCTTGTCTTTTTTTTCcggtgatgatgctaatgatctTAAGCCTATTTCTCCAGATGCAGATGTTCCATATCTGACCACCACGAGCGCCTGTGTTTTTCATCAACTCGTTGGTCCTTCCAATGGCTTAATAGCCTTGACAGATTCCCTGACCACTATCTTGCTTAATCCAACAACTAGAAAATACAGAACAATTCCACCTTGTCCTTTTGGTATTCCGCATGGTTTCAGACGTTCAATTAGTGGTCTTGGGTTTGGATTTGACTCGATTGCAAATGATTACAAGTTTGTTAGGATATCGGAAGTATACAAGGATCCTTGTGATAAAGATATGAAAGTTGAGGTTTATGACATGTCAATTGATTCTTGGAGAGAACTCAATGATCAACAACTGCCTATGGTGTTCTGGTCGCCTTGTTCCGAGATAGTTTACAAGAGTAACTTTCATTGGTTTGCCATTGCAGACGATACAGTAATTCTTTGTTTTGGAATGAGCACCGAAACTTTTTACTATATGGAAATACCTGATACCTGTCATTGGTTTGATGGAAAGTGTTATGGCCTTGTGATTTTGTTTAAGTCTATGACGTTGATTTGTTACCCTGATCCAATGTCGACTAATCCAACGGAAAATTTGATGGATATATGGATAATGAGGGAGTACAATAAAAAGGAGTCTTGGATAAAGATATGCTCAATTGGACCTCTTTCTATTGAATCCCCTTTAACAGTTTGGAAGGATGATGTATTGCTTCTTCAAAACAAAAGTGGACATTTGATGGCCTATGATGTTAATTTTGATGAAGTCAAGGAACTTAATTTACATGGTTTTCCTGCGAGCTTGAGAGTCATAGTTTACAAGGAAAGCTTAACCCCAATTCCAAGAAATGGAGACAGTACTGAAGTTAAACAATTTTAGAAGTTGTATAATTCATCAACTCTAACTTGATGAATTAATTAACtgtattttgaatatttaagaTATATATACCGATAGTGTAGAATATTTCTTCTCTATTAATTTGATTTAATTCGTGTAGAAGTTTAATTGCTGTTATTATCAGGTTACATAATTAATGCTCATTAACAAATCACTTATAATTGCATTATAAGTGAcatgaatatgtaaatattatttaccGCGTCAACACGTGGAACttaaactctttttgaaaaaatgttCTCGCAAAATTTTATTACTTATACAACCAAAGTATGTGGTCCAGCAGATGGGCTTGTTCCTCCCTTAACTATAGGTCTCGGATTCGAGGCTTGAGTATGGAAAGACCCTTGATAGGGAGTGCTTGCCCCGAATGGTCCCTACGCTGCGCGAATCCTTATATAGTCGGGCTTTAATGTGGGTACCGGACACCACTTTGTAGAGGCATTAAGATTGACAGAGATAGTATGCGTACTTCCCAATGTTAAAAACTTGACTAGACGTGTCAAGCAATACAGTGAAGCAGCTATAAAGTGGGAAACCTTGAAATGATAGCAGTGCCCTCCAATAAAATGTTAACTCCAAGGATTTCACACCCCAAACCAGAGGGATGGGACCAGCACCCAACTTTACTTGCCGAGCACTAACCTATTGTACTTAACAATCCAACCTAATAACAATAAGGGCCGAAAAGGCCTCCATATGATAGTATAAGAGTAAAGAGAGCCCGTTCATGAACAATTCTCAGGAAAAAAGCAtgcatatatctatatatagatgtatggaCCGACACGGCTACCATAGAAATTGTACAGCAAACCTAGGCCGATAAGTTCACCAACACTACTATGTGCAGAATacatgtctacaaacctctaagagtGTCATGACTGTCATAAGGTTGGAACAGGACCCCGGCATACCAAAAATATGTATCCAATAGCATACTGACACCAAATGGCAACTTTTAGAGGAATGGAGCACGCCAAAGAACCGCTGAGCTAAGCAACCTAGTGTGAAGTTCGTCCGTCTATCTATCTggacctacgggcatgaaaggCAGCATCCCACGacaaaagggacgtcaatacaaatgaatgtaccgagtatgtaaggcacgaaAAGCATATATGAAATATCAATGTAAAGAGATAGGTGAGAGGATCAACCTAAAACTCGGAATGCCACTGAGGGTGTCTGATATGCATTTTTatacttacatatacatatatatacatattggtATCCTCATATGTAAATCAAGCCGCATTGTggggctcatcatcataacatgccTAACTGATCAGTGATgaactgtatatatatatatatatgcacacaaTAGGTGTGTCCATCCAATTATAGCTCAGAGGTGTGTAATagtatcatatatacatatatatacatagatgaGAGACAATAGAAGAACATTTTGGGTCtttcgaagtgacgtaaggtcggtaaacttTCGAATACCGTTATATAGCAACTAGACATCATGAGTCTCAATAAGAACTCAACAACCAGAATAACATGATCCAATTACAATACAAGGAAAGGACATGAACACTATTACTATCATGAGACG is from Lycium ferocissimum isolate CSIRO_LF1 unplaced genomic scaffold, AGI_CSIRO_Lferr_CH_V1 ctg16773, whole genome shotgun sequence and encodes:
- the LOC132042635 gene encoding F-box protein CPR1-like, giving the protein MVDIIMKEMPEDLVIYILLMLPVKSLLRFKCICTTFCNMINSSTFINLHLNRTTNAKDELIILKRSFKQDEPNLYKSVLSFFSGDDANDLKPISPDADVPYLTTTSACVFHQLVGPSNGLIALTDSLTTILLNPTTRKYRTIPPCPFGIPHGFRRSISGLGFGFDSIANDYKFVRISEVYKDPCDKDMKVEVYDMSIDSWRELNDQQLPMVFWSPCSEIVYKSNFHWFAIADDTVILCFGMSTETFYYMEIPDTCHWFDGKCYGLVILFKSMTLICYPDPMSTNPTENLMDIWIMREYNKKESWIKICSIGPLSIESPLTVWKDDVLLLQNKSGHLMAYDVNFDEVKELNLHGFPASLRVIVYKESLTPIPRNGDSTEVKQF